AACGATGATGCGGTCTCGAACTCCGCTCAGCTTGACGGTTGCGTTTCTTGCGTCTGCCGGTCTCTCGATATTGATGTCCGCCCAGGCGCGGGCTGTGGAGATCACGACCGCTGACGGAATCGGCGCAGATGCGCACATCAGGTCTGGAGTACACGAGGACGACAACTTCGGGACCGAGGGGATCGTCGAGACAAAGTCCGGGGGAGCGAACGGAGACAACTACAGGAAGGGCTACTACAGATTTGATCTGTCGAGCCTCTCGGGAACAATCTCGAGCGCGACCCTGACCCTCGTATCCAACGTCGCATCCACATTCAACCCCGCCAGCGACCATACCTATGCCGTGTACGGTCTGAATGACGGCACGAGCAAGGAGGGCTGGGACGAATCGATGATCGACTGGACCGACGCCCCGGCACATGACCCGAACGTTCCACATAACCCGAGCCTTCCAGCCAACACCGTCACCGCAGACGCGACGCTTCTCGGTACGATCACCGTCGCTCAGAACACGCTGGACGGAGATCTCCAAACGTTCTCGGGCATCGCACTTGTCAATTTCCTTGCCAGCGATACGGACGACCGCGCGACGCTGATCTTGATTGACACGACTCCCTTGCTGGCTGGCCAGAACTTCGCGTCGAAGGAGACCGCAGCCTCGGCGCCGAAATTGACCGTATTGACGGCCATTCCGGCTCTTCCACTTCTGGGGATGGCTGCACTCGTTGGCTCGATGCTAGCGGTAGTGGTCGTCATCGGCGGCAGGGCGAGGTTGCGGGTCCAATAGGAATAGGACGTGAATTCGAAGCCAATCTGTGCCAGACCAGGGACGCGGATCCCTCGACTAGGCCCTGGGCGCTCTTGAGCGCGCGCCGTGACCTCTGGACCAGGAACTCCC
This genomic window from bacterium contains:
- a CDS encoding DNRLRE domain-containing protein; amino-acid sequence: MMRSRTPLSLTVAFLASAGLSILMSAQARAVEITTADGIGADAHIRSGVHEDDNFGTEGIVETKSGGANGDNYRKGYYRFDLSSLSGTISSATLTLVSNVASTFNPASDHTYAVYGLNDGTSKEGWDESMIDWTDAPAHDPNVPHNPSLPANTVTADATLLGTITVAQNTLDGDLQTFSGIALVNFLASDTDDRATLILIDTTPLLAGQNFASKETAASAPKLTVLTAIPALPLLGMAALVGSMLAVVVVIGGRARLRVQ